From the genome of Virgibacillus siamensis, one region includes:
- a CDS encoding NAD(P)/FAD-dependent oxidoreductase — translation MIYDVIVIGGGPSGLMAAIAAAEHGANTVLLEKGRKLGKKLAISGGGRCNVTNRLPQEEVIRHIPGNGKFLYSPFSVFNNYDIIDFFEGMGVGLKEEDHGRMFPVSNSAKTVVNALIDKLDELNVNVQMNTPVKALHYGESEHHLILSDGEKLHTKSIVIAVGGKAVPHTGSTGDGYAWAKKAGHTITELYPTEVALTSDEPFIKNKRLQGLSLRDAALTVLNKKNKPVITHRMDMIFTHFGVSGPAVLRCSQFVVKQLMKGQKEVSMTLDVLPDEQEENLLQRLQTLIKENPKKSIRNVLKGTVPERLLEYIIQENQIDADQKAANISSEALRTAVHQMKHFSFKVNGSLPLDKAFVTGGGVSIKEIVPKTMRSKIMTGLYFCGEILDIHGYTGGYNITSALVTGRLAGMNAAVQSSELAFDS, via the coding sequence TTGATTTATGATGTAATTGTAATCGGTGGCGGACCTTCCGGATTAATGGCTGCGATAGCAGCAGCTGAACACGGCGCCAACACAGTTTTGCTCGAAAAAGGAAGAAAATTAGGGAAAAAGCTCGCCATTTCCGGCGGCGGACGCTGCAATGTTACAAACAGGCTGCCACAGGAAGAAGTAATCAGACACATTCCAGGAAACGGAAAATTTTTATACAGTCCGTTCTCTGTATTTAATAACTATGATATTATCGACTTTTTTGAAGGGATGGGCGTTGGTCTCAAAGAAGAAGATCACGGTCGCATGTTTCCTGTATCCAATTCTGCAAAAACAGTTGTTAATGCACTGATTGATAAACTTGACGAATTGAATGTTAACGTGCAAATGAACACACCAGTGAAGGCCTTGCACTACGGTGAATCAGAGCATCATTTAATTTTGTCCGACGGTGAAAAACTACATACAAAGTCGATTGTAATAGCTGTCGGTGGTAAAGCTGTACCTCACACCGGTTCGACCGGGGATGGCTATGCATGGGCAAAAAAAGCCGGTCATACTATAACAGAACTATATCCAACTGAAGTTGCCCTTACTTCAGACGAACCGTTCATCAAAAATAAGCGGCTGCAGGGATTATCTTTAAGAGACGCAGCGCTTACTGTTTTAAATAAGAAAAATAAGCCAGTTATCACACACCGGATGGACATGATTTTTACCCACTTTGGTGTATCAGGACCAGCAGTACTGCGCTGCTCCCAATTCGTTGTAAAACAACTAATGAAAGGACAAAAAGAAGTTTCCATGACCCTTGATGTTCTGCCCGACGAACAGGAAGAAAATTTATTGCAGAGATTGCAGACGTTAATTAAAGAAAACCCGAAAAAATCAATAAGAAACGTATTAAAGGGAACCGTTCCGGAGCGTCTTTTAGAATATATCATACAGGAAAATCAGATTGACGCTGATCAAAAAGCTGCGAACATTTCCAGCGAGGCACTACGCACAGCGGTTCATCAAATGAAACACTTTTCATTCAAGGTGAACGGCTCACTTCCACTTGATAAAGCGTTCGTAACAGGCGGCGGTGTTTCCATCAAAGAAATCGTACCAAAGACAATGCGGTCCAAAATAATGACCGGTCTATATTTCTGTGGAGAGATTTTGGATATACATGGTTATACAGGCGGCTATAATATAACATCTGCCCTTGTAACAGGACGCCTTGCGGGTATGAATGCCGCTGTCCAATCAAGTGAATTGGCATTTGATTCCTGA